In the Kwoniella pini CBS 10737 chromosome 7, complete sequence genome, one interval contains:
- a CDS encoding GDP-mannose transporter 2 produces the protein MSGARSPAISRPHTPNGLSPRGSYTNLAAALEASTPGSSTPALMEKERMRAEAEVREALLKAADGAEKAKKEEAGMPAGSPVWPILSYCIASIMMTVVNKFVVSGHQFTMTFLLLTIQSAVCVGCVWTVKRIGLISFRDFDMADAKTWFPVSFLLVAVIYTGSKSLQFLSIPVYTIFKNLTIILIAYGEVMWFGGSVTGLTLVSFCFMVGSSIIAAWSDISSTLARLSAGVAVVDPISGADVPLPTSVIGNLNAGYVWMFINCIASAAYVLFMRKRIKVTGFKDWDSMFYNNLLSIPVLLIFSLIVEDWGAASFARNFPEIGRTFLLSAIAFSGAVAVFISYSTAWCVRTCGSTTYSMVGALNKLPVAASGILFFGDPANMGNVSAIAVGGVAGVVYAVAKTNQAKVEKAKQARPGDSKA, from the exons ATGTCCGGTGCTAGATCTCCTGCTATTTCTCGACCACACACCCCAAATGGTCTCTCGCCCAGAGGATCATACACCAACCTTGCTGCAGCTTTAGAAGCATCAACTCCAGGGTCATCGACTCCTGCTTTAATGGAGAAAGAGAGGATGAGAGCTGAAGCCGAAGTCAGAGAGGCTTTGCTTAAAGCTGCTGACGGTGCCGAGAAGGCCAAAAAGGAGGAAGCTGGTATGCCAGCTGGATCTCCAG TATGGCCAATCCTCAGTTATTGTATCGCATCAATCATGATGACTGTGGTCAATAAATTCGTTGTATCAGGTCACCAATTCACCATGACATTTTTAC TTCTCACCATCCAATCAGCCGTATGTGTTGGATGTGTATGGACAGTCAAGAGAATCGGACTCATCAGTT TCCGAGATTTCGATATGGCCGATGCCAAAACTTGGTTTCCTGTCTCCTTCTTGTTAGTAGCTGTCATATACACCGGCTCCAAATCGTTGCAATTCCTATCTATCCCAGTTTATAC TATCTTCAAGAACCTGACAATCATTCTTATTGCTTACGGGGAAGTCATGTGGTTTGGTGGAAGCGTCACTGGCTTGACGTTAGTCTCTTTCTGCTTCATGGTCGGATCATCCATCATCGCTGCCTGGTCGGACATCTCCTCAACTCTCGCTAGACTATCTGCAGGCGTTGCTGTTGTCGACCCAATCAGTGGAGCGGATGTCCCCCTTCCTACAAGCGTGATTGGAAACTTAAACGCTGGATACGTATGGATGTTCATCAACTGTATTGCTTCTGCTGCTTAC GTACTATTCATGCGAAAACGAATCAAGGTCACCGGGTTCAAAGACTGGGATTCTATGTTCTACAACAACTTGCTGTCTATACCGGTTCTGCTCATCTTCTCTCTCATTGTCGAAGATTGGGGAGCTGCCTCTTTCGCCAGAAACTT CCCTGAAATAGGGCGCACTTTCTTGCTCTCCGCTATCGCCTTCTCTGGTGCTGTAGCTGTATTTATTTCATATTCCACGGCATGGTGTGTTAGAACTTGTGGATCGACCACTTACTCTATGGTCGGTGCTCTGAACAA GTTGCCGGTAGCCGCCTCTGGTATACTATTCTTCGGCGACCCCGCCAACATGGGAAACGTTTCTGCTATTGCTGTAGGAGGTGTAGCTGGTGTGGTTTATGCTGTCGCAAAGACCAATCAAGCTAAAGTCGAAAAGGCCAAGCAGGCTAGACCTGGTGATTCCAAAGCGTAA